The Flavobacterium johnsoniae UW101 genomic interval TTTATCTACAGTTAAAACTGTTTTTTCGCTGTTTAAATCTTTCGCCTGCCAATCTGATGTTGGTTTTAGCCAGGTTTCTACACCGTTTAAAATGACCTTTAAAGGAAGATCAAAATTTTCCTGACAATTAATCCAGTGATACGCTAATTTTTGATTTTTAAAATAATATTCAAAAACAGGCACCTGAGGCGTTCTTAAATACTGATTAAAAACCGCACTGAAATCAATTCCAGATTCTTTACTAATATAGTCTTCAATCTGTTTTGTGGTAACGGTTTGATGATAAAACGTTTTGTTCATACCGCGAAGAATCGCTTTAAATTTTGCATCATCATTAATCACCTGACGAATCGTGTGAATCATATTAGCGCCTTTCGGGTACATATCGCCAGAACCTTCTCTGTTTACATCATAATGCCCAATAATAGGTTCTTTATTCGCAATCATTTTTCTAATTCCTCTAGCGTATTCATTTGCAGCATCTTTTCCATAATAATATTCTATAAAAAGAACTTCTGAATATGTCGTAAAACTTTCATGAATCCACATATCGGCAATGTCTTTATAGGTAATATTATTAGCAAACCATTCATGACCCGATTCATGAATAATGATATAATCAAATTTCAATCCCCAGCCTGTTCCGCTTATATCATGTCCGTTATGACCGTTTTGGTAATTGTTCCCGTAAGTTACCGAGCTTTGATGTTCCATGCCTAAATACGGAACTTCGACCAATTTGTAACTGTCTTCGTAAAACGGATAAGGTCCAAACCAGCTTTCAAAAGCTTTAAGCATTTTAGGAGCATCTTTAAACTGTTCTTTTGCTTTAGCCAGATTATCTCTCAAAACATAATAATTACAATCTAAATCGCCTTTTTCTCCTTTAAATTTTTCTGAGAAATTAACGTAATCCCCAATATTGATATTTACGCCGTAATTGTTAATTGGATTAGCGACATACCAATTGAAAGTTTTAGTTCCATCTTTTTGTTTTTTAACGCTTTGCAGCCTTCCATTTGAAACATCAGTTAAATTCCCAGGAACATTTACGCTGATCAGCATATTCTCTACTTCATCGTACATATGGTCTTTACAAGGCCACCAAACACTCGCACCTAATCCCTGACAAGATGAAGCGATAAAATCTTTTCCGTTTTTATCTTTCTGCCAGGTTATTCCGCCATCCCAAGGGGGACGTACGGCTTCTTTTGGAACTCCTCCAAATGAAACGATAATTTCTTTCGTTTCTCCAGCTTTTTGATTTTCTGATAAAGTAATAAAGAAAGCATTTCCGTCTCTTTCAAACTTTAAATCTTTTCCATTCTGCGTTACTTTCGTAATGTTCATCGGTTCCTGCAAATCAATCTGCATACGGTTGTATTCATTTAAAACCGTATAACGGACAGTATTAGTTCCGGAAATGGTTCTATCTGTCGGATTCACCTTAATGTCAAGATGATAATATTTCAAATCCCACCAGGCTCTTTCTTTTGTAATACTTCCGCGTAAGCTATCCTGATGTGTAAAAACAGTTTCTGACTTATTTAAAAGTCCTTGGGCATTGGCTGCAAAACCAATTAGAAAAGCTGTTATAACACTTCCAAAGTATTTTTTCATTATATAAATTAAGTTTTGAATTAGTTATAATATTAGTATACATTTCCAATTTATGTTACAAAATTAGTATTCATATATAGTTTTGTTTTCTATTTTAGCTAAAATTTTCCTGTTTTATGAAATTTAGTTCGTTTTTATATCTTTTCACATTTCTGTATTCAATAAATAATCATTCACAGACATTTTCAATTCCGAAAACTAGTGAAAAAATAAAAATCGACGGAGATTTAACCGATTGGAAAACACCTTTTTTAGGTCCTTTTGTAATTCATAATTCAGGAGAAAAAGCAAAACAAAATACAATGGTTTCACTTTCGTGGAATGATGAATACCTTTTTATTGCTTATCGCTCAGCAGATTCTCAAATAGTAGGAAAACCTCAAAAGAAAGATTCTAAAATCTATGAAACTGATGATTTGGTAGAAATATTCATTGATCCTGACGGAGATGGGAAAAATTATTTGGAAATTGGTGTAAATGCATTTTCTGCTAATTACGATATGCTTATTAAATGTATTTCACCAGAATGCGGAGGCTGGAAAACAGATATGAATTTTGATATTGAAGGATTTGAAGCTGTCAGTAAAATCACTTCTGAAGGTTTTGATACCGAAATAAAAATCCCTTTTTCAAGCTTAGAAAAAATTGAAAACAGCCATTTTTTAAAACCAAAGATCGGTACAAAATGGAAGGCGAATATTTTTAGGATTGATTACGGTAATACAACCGAATACCTTGCTTTACAGCCTTATAAAAGTTTAAAATTTGGATTTCATCAACCGCAGGAATTTGCAGTTTTTGAGTTTGTGGAGTGATAAATTTGTTTAATCGTTTATCTGGTTAATTGTTTAATCGAAAACATATTGGTGTAGAATTTATTTTATACTCTCCAACTTCTCTATCTACTAGAAATTTAAAAGTCTGATTATTTTCTTTCATCTTATAAACTTCAAAAATAGATTTATTAGACACAAAATAAACATTTTGCAAAAACCTGTCATTTAGATTTCCATAACTATTAAAAGTTTCAGCAAACATGGATATCCCTTTTTTTAAAACTACTGGACTAGAAAATTCTTTTGGAAGAAAAATATTTATAAATACTCCATTATCAACGTATATTTCTCCCGTACTTTCATTAATTGGAGCAAAATTACCATAAGGCGTTTTTTGTAAAAACAAAATAAGTCTCTGACCAGATTTTAGTTCTTTAATTCTTGGGTCACATAACCATTCTTTCCAGATGGAAACTTTAATATTTGAAACTGATTTTCCTTTTACAAATTGACTTATTTTAAACTCATATTCATTTTTCGAAACCTTAGAGATGGTGCCATCAACAATTAAGTCTGCTTTTGCAATAACAATTGAATAGGGCATTTCATATTTTTTGAATCCATAGTTTAATGTTGGAAATAAAAATAAAAACAGGCACACAAATAGTTTCATAAAATGATTGTTTTTAGCTAAAGTAAATATTTTTATCAGACTGAGCGAAGTTGAAATCAAGTTTATTAAATCACTTTACAGTATTTCAAATTCACTCAGATTGAAAATATTGAGTATAACTACTTCTGACGTTTCTTTAAAACTTCTACAACATCATTTAACTGATAACCTTTTGCCTGCAGTAAAATCAGATAATGAAAAAGTAAATCGGCGCTTTCGCTGAGGAATAAATCATCGTTGTTATCTTTTGCTTCAATAACTACTTCTACTGCCTCTTCACCAACTTTTTGGGCAATTTTATTGATTCCTTTTGCAAATAAAGAAGCTACATAACTCTGTTCAGAATCAGCATTTTCTCTACGGGTTTTGATTGTATTTTCTAATTGTGAAATAAAACCGTAATTCGCATCATTGGGTTCTTGCCAACATGTATCTGCGCCTGTGTGGCACGTTGGTCCAACTGGTTTTGCCTGAATTAATAGCGTATCGCCGTCACAATCATTTTTAATGCTTACCAGATTTAAAAAGTTACCGCTCTCCTCGCCTTTTGTCCAAAGTCTTTGCTTAGAGCGACTAAAGAAAGTTACTTTTTGAGTTTCTATTGTTTTTTGAAGCGATTCTTCGTTCATATAACCCAGCATCAAAACATTTTTTGTTTCAGAATCCTGAATTATAGCCGGAATTAATCCGTGTGCGCTTTTGATATCGATATCCATAATTATTTTAGATTTTAGAATTCAGATTTTAGATTGCTGAACTCTTTTATTTTAGATTAAATCTTCTCTTTCTTCTTGTTTCCTGCTTCTCTTAAAGTCTAACTTCAACACCATTCTTTCTTAATTCTTGCTTTAATGCTTTGATTTCGATTTCTTTAAAATGAAAAACACTTGCAGCCAAAGCGGCGTCTGCTTTTCCTTCTTTAAACGAATCTACGAAATGCTGTATGTTTCCAGCGCCTCCCGAAGCAATAATTGGAATATTTACTAATTCTGATAGTTTTGCCAGAGCTTCGTTTGCAAAGCCATTTTTAGTTCCGTCATTATCCATCGAAGTAAAAAGGATTTCTCCTGCTCCTCGTTCTGCCACTTCAACAGCCCAATCGAATAAATTCAATTCAGTCGGAACTTTTCCGCCGACTAAATGTACAATCCATTGTCCGTCAATTTGTTTAGCATCGATTGCTACAACAACACACTGACTTCCAAATTTCTGAGCCAAATCATTAATCAACTGCGGATTTTTAACTGCCGATGAATTAATTGAAACTTTATCAGCTCCATTATTCAGCAGAATATCAACATCTTCAACAGATGAAATCCCACCGCCAACAGTAAACGGAATGTTGATTTTTTCTGCCACGCTTCGCACCATATTTACCAGCGTTTTACGTCTTTCCTCAGTTGCCGAAATATCCAGGAAAACCAATTCGTCTGCACCTTCTCTCGAATAAATTTCAGCCAGTTCTACAGGATCGCCTGCATCACGCAAATCAACGAAATTAACGCCTTTTACAGTTCTTCCGTTCTTTATATCTAAGCAGGGTATTATTCTTTTTGCTAGCATTTTTTATTTGGTTGTTGGTTGTTGGTTGTTGGTTGTTGGGCAATATGATAAACTATCGAGCGACAACCAATAACTATCAACCTATTATGTAATTCTCTAACTGCTTTAAGGTAATTCTTCCTTCGTAAATTGCTTTTCCTATAATCGTTCCTTCACAACCTAATTCGGCTAATTTTGGCAATTCGTCAAAAGTTGAGATTCCTCCAGAAGCGATTAGTTTTACGCCTTTAGCTTCTGCTAAAATTTTACTGTACAAATCAAAACTTGGACCTTGCAGCATTCCGTCTTTGGCGATATCGGTGCAAATAACGTATTGAATTCCTTTATTTTGATAATCCTGAATAAACGGAACTAAATCTTCATTTGATTCTTCTAACCAGCCAGAAACCGCAATTTTTTCATCTTTTGCATCAGCTCCCAAAATAATTTTTTCTGAACCGTATTCTGAAATCCATTTTTCGAAAATCGTTCTGTTTTTTACAGCAATACTTCCGCCGGTAATTTGGTTTGCACCGCTTTCAAAAGCAATTCTCAAATCATCATCCGACTTTAATCCGCCTCCAAAATCAATTTTTAAGCTCGTTTGCGTTGCAATTTGTTCTAATATTTTATAATTGACAATTTTACTTGATTTTGCACCATCAAGATCTACTAAATGTAAATATTCAATTCCGTATGCTTCAAATGATTTCGCTACTTCAAGCGGATTTTCATTGTAAATTATTTTGGTATCATAATCACCTTTGGACAAACGAACGCATTTTCCTTCAATGATATCTATGGCTGGTATTATTCTCATTTTATTTTAGTCTTAAAGTTTGAAAGTCTAAAGTCTTAAAGTCTTTTTGATTCTCAAAAATTGATATTTTGATTGATTTTTGATATTGAAATTTTACATTTTTAAAAAATTACCTAGAATCTTTTCTCCAACATCACCGCTTTTTTCTGGGTGAAATTGGGTTCCATAAAAATTATCTTTTTGTAATGCCGATGCGTATTCTACATCGTAATTTGTTGTTGCGATAGATTCAGCACAATTTGGAGCGTAAAAACTATGAACCAGATACATGAACTCGTTTTCAGAAATTCCTTTAAACAAATCGGTTTTTAAATCATAAATCTGATTCCATCCCATTTGCGGCACTTTTACATTGTTTGAAAATTTCAAAACATCAACATCAAAAATTCCTAAACCTTCTGTGTTTCCTTCTTCCGATTTATTGCACATTAACTGCATTCCGAGACAAATTCCTAAAACGGGCTGTTTCAATTGCGGAATCAGACTATCTAAACCACTTTCACGAAGTTTTGCCATAGCCGAACTCGCCTCTCCCACGCCAGGAAAAATTACTTTATCTGCCAATTTAATTTCGTCCGGGTTATTACTCAAAACCGCCTTAAAACCCAGTCTTTCAATAGCAAACATAATGCTCTGAATATTTCCTGCTCCGTAATTTATAATTACTATTTTCATTTAATTTTAGTCTTAAAGTCTAAAGTCCAAAGTCTTAAAGTCGCTTTCTGAAATCCATAATTTAGGAATCTTTTGACTTTATGACTTTCAACTTTCGACTTATTTAAAGCATTCCTTTCGTAGAAGGCAAAATCATTTTTTCGGTATCTCTTTTTACGGCTACTTTTATCGCTTTTGCGAAAGCTTTAAAGATCGCTTCAATTTTGTGATGTTCGTTTATTCCTTCTGCTTTGATATTTAAATTCGCTTTTGCGCCGTCTGTAAATGATTTAAAGAAGTGATAGAACATTTCTGTCGGCATTTTACCAACCATTTCGCGTTTAAATTCAGTTTCCCAAATCAGCCAGTTTCTTCCGCCGAAGTCAATTGCTGCCTGTGCTAAACAATCGTCCATTGGAAGACAGAAACCGTAACGTTCGATTCCTAGTTTATTTCCTAACGCTTTCGCGAAAACTTCTCCTAAAGCAATTGCCGTGTCTTCAATTGTATGGTGTTCATCGACTTCTAAATCGCCTTTTACAGTAATTTCTAAGTCCATTTGTCCGTGACGTGAGATTTGATCCAACATGTGGTCAAAAAACGCAATTCCGGTGTCGATTTTGCTTTTTCCAGTTCCGTCAAGGTTTAAGTTGATATAAATATCGGTTTCATTGGTTTTACGAGTAATCGAAGCTGAACGTGCCTCTAATTTCAGGAACTCGTAAATTCTTTTCCAATCTATCGTCTGCAAAGCAATCGTATCGTTTAATTCTTCTCGTTTTGATGAAATTTCATTGCTTCCAATTCCATCAGTCATATTCATGAAAATGGCTTTTGCGCCTAGATTTTTAGCCAATTCAACATCAGTTAAACGATCACCTAAAACAAAAGAATTTTCTAAATCATATGCTGGATTATTCATATATTTTGTCAGCATTCCCGTTCTTGGTTTGCGTGTTGGCGCATTTTCTTCCGGAAAAGTTCTGTCTACAAAAATTTCATCAAAAACAACACCTTCGTTTTCAAAGGCTTTAAGGATAAAATTCTGAGTTGGCCAAAACGTATCTTCTGGAAAACTATCCGTTCCTAATCCGTCCTGATTGGTTACCATTGCCAGTTCGTAATCTAGTTCAGCGGCAATTTTAGCCAGATATTGAAAAGCTTTTGGATAAAATTCCAGTTTAGCTAAACTGTCTAATTGGTAGTTTTCAGGTTCTAAAACAATCGTTCCGTCACGATCGATAAAAAGTACTTTTTTCATATTTTTTTGTTTTGCCACAGATTTCACAGATTAAAATGATTTTTTCTTTGCCACGAATTGCACTAATTTTCACTAATTTAATTTGTGCTAATTCGTGCAATTCGTGGCGAAAAATCATACACAGAAAGAAATCATTTTAATCTGTATAATCTGTGGCTAATATTTTTAGTTCAATAATTTTAATTCTTTAATTACAACCGCATTTTCTTCTTTTGTTCCAATTGTAAAACGAAGACAATTTTCACATAAAGGCTGTGTTGTTCTGTTACGAATAACGATTCCTTTTTCGATTAATTGATTGTATCTTTTATTAGCATCATCCACTTTTGCTAAGATAAAATTAGCTTCTGTTGGATATACTTTTTCAACAAAATTTACTTCAAGTAAAACTTTAAGCAATTCTTCTCTTTGCTCAATAATTGAAGCTATTTCTTGCTTAATTTTATCTAAATCTTTTAAACGCTCTTTCGCCCTTTGCTGCGTTAATTCGTTTACATTATAAGGCGGTTTGATTTTATTTAAAACCGAGATTACAGCCTCTGATGCATAACAAATCCCTAAACGAATTCCTGCTAAACCATAAGCCTTAGAAAGCGTTTGTGTAATTACTAAATTCGGATATTCATCGATTTCTGTCAGCCAGCTTTCCTTTTCTGAAAAGTCAATATACGCTTCGTCAATAACCACTAGACCTTTGAAGTTTTGAAGCAGTTTCACCACACTTTCATCAGAAAATGAATTTCCTGTTGGATTGTTTGGCGAACATAAAAAGATGATTTTGGTATTTTCATCAACTGCTTCTAAAATCTTTTCAACTTGTGGCTGAAAATCAGTTGTCAGCAAAATTTCTCTGTTTTCTACCGCATTGATATTTGCTAAAACACCATACATACCGTAAGTTGGCGGCAATGAAATGATATTGTCTTTATTTGGTTCGCAAAAAGCTCTGAAAAGTAAATCTAAAACTTCATCGCTTCCGTTTCCTAATAAAATCTGACTTTGTTTTGTATTATTGTTTTTAGCCAAAATCGCTTTAACTGAGTTTTGCTGCGGATCCGGGTAACGGTTTACACCATTTTGAAACGGATTTTCATTAGCATCCAGAAAAATCATTTCGGCTGTATCAAAATCTTCAAATTCATCTCTTGCTGAAGAATATGGTTTTAAAGATTTTACGTTTTCTCTTGTTATTGTATTTATATCGAACGTATTCATTGCTTTAATTTTTTAAGAAGCAAGAATTAAAAAGAAAGACTTTAAAAAATCTTAACTCTTGCTTCTTTCTTCTTCCTTTGTCTTTTACTCTAAACTCTTTAATCTTAACGTCACAGCATTTTTATGCGCTTGCAGCCCTTCGGCCTCAGCCATAGTTTCGATTGCTTTTCCGATGTTTTGAATTCCTTTTTCAGAAATTTTCTGGAATGTCATTGATTTCATAAAACTATCCAGATTTACACCGCTGTAATTCTTAGCGTAACCATTGGTTGGTAAAGTATGATTGGTACCTGAAGCGTAATCTCCGGCGCTTTCCGGCGTATAATTTCCAATAAAAACAGAACCCGCGTTTACAATTCCGTTACAGTAAAAATCATCATATTGAGAGCAGATTATAAAGTGTTCCGGACCGTATTCGTTAATTAAATCTAAAGCTCTCTGATCATTTTCAACATAAATTAGTTTTGAATTTTCGATTGCTTTCTCTGCAATAGCTTTTCTTGGAAGAACTTCGAGCTGTGACTGAACTTCTTTTTCTACTTCGGCAATCAATTTTTTTGAAGTCGAAACCAAAATTACCTGACTGTCTGTTCCGTGTTCTGCCTGAGAAAGCAAATCAGAAGCTACAAAAGCCGGAACTGCTGTATCATCGGCTACAATTAATAATTCTGAAGGTCCGGCCGGCATATCAATTGCTACTCCAAATTGTGTCGCTAATTGTTTGGCAACGGTTACAAACTGATTACCAGGTCCAAAAATTTTATACACTTTTGGAATAGATTGTGTACCGAAGGTCATCCCTGCAATTGCCTGAATTCCGCCTGCTTTTATAATTTTAGTTACACCGCATAAATTAGCAGCATATAAAATTGCCGGATTAATTTTTCCTTTTTTATCTGGCGGCGAGCATAATACTATTTCTTTACATCCTGCAATCTCTGCTGGAACTGCCAGCATCAAAACTGTTGAAAATAAAGGTGCTGTACCGCCCGGAATATACAATCCAATTTTTTGAATTGGTCTTTTTTCCTGCCAGCAGTTTACGCCTTCGATAGTTTCAACGTCAATCCTGTTTGTTTTTTGAGCGCTGTGAAATTTATAAATATTGTCTTTTGCCAATTGAATTGATTCTTTCAAATCATTGGGAATCTTTTCAATTGCTTCTTGTATTTCTTCCTTTGTAACTTCGTAGCTGTCTAAAGCAATTCCATCAAAAATTGAGGTATATTTTGCTACCGCTTCGTCACCCTTTTTTTGAATTTCTTTGAAGATTTCTTTTACGGTTACTTCAATATCGTCTATTGTCTGGGTTGGTCTTTTTAATATTTCAGACCAAGTATCTGGTTTTGGATTGTCTATTTTATTCATTTTCTTAAGCTTTAAGCTTTAAGCTGTGGGCTTTAGGCTTTATTAACGTTGTGTTTATTTTTTTCTTAAGGAGCAAACTTTTCAAAAGCCTAAAGCTTAAAGCCTACTGCCTAAAGCGGGCGAAGCCCTAAAGAACCATTTTTTCAATTGGGCATACTAAAATTCCTTCTGCTCCTACTTCTTTTAATTTATCGATTACATCCCAAAAAGTATCTTTATCAATTACTGAGTGTACACTGCTCCAGCCTTCCTCTGCTAATGGCAGAACGGTTAAACTTCTTAAAACCGGAAGGATTTTTCCAACTGCATCAATTTTGTCATTTGGAACGTTCATCAAAATGTATTTTGAATTTCTGGCTCTTAAAACCGACTGAATTCTGAATTTTAAGGTATCAATGTGTTTTTGAATTTCTGGAGAAACTTTTGGCGAAACAGCTAAAACGGCTTCACTTTTCAGGATAACTTCAACTTCTTTTAAATTGTTTTTGAATAAGGTGCTTCCACTTGAAACAATATCTACAATAGCATCTGCAAGTCCTATATTTGGCGCAATTT includes:
- a CDS encoding M1 family metallopeptidase, whose amino-acid sequence is MKKYFGSVITAFLIGFAANAQGLLNKSETVFTHQDSLRGSITKERAWWDLKYYHLDIKVNPTDRTISGTNTVRYTVLNEYNRMQIDLQEPMNITKVTQNGKDLKFERDGNAFFITLSENQKAGETKEIIVSFGGVPKEAVRPPWDGGITWQKDKNGKDFIASSCQGLGASVWWPCKDHMYDEVENMLISVNVPGNLTDVSNGRLQSVKKQKDGTKTFNWYVANPINNYGVNINIGDYVNFSEKFKGEKGDLDCNYYVLRDNLAKAKEQFKDAPKMLKAFESWFGPYPFYEDSYKLVEVPYLGMEHQSSVTYGNNYQNGHNGHDISGTGWGLKFDYIIIHESGHEWFANNITYKDIADMWIHESFTTYSEVLFIEYYYGKDAANEYARGIRKMIANKEPIIGHYDVNREGSGDMYPKGANMIHTIRQVINDDAKFKAILRGMNKTFYHQTVTTKQIEDYISKESGIDFSAVFNQYLRTPQVPVFEYYFKNQKLAYHWINCQENFDLPLKVILNGVETWLKPTSDWQAKDLNSEKTVLTVDKNFYVIESNITN
- a CDS encoding carbohydrate-binding family 9-like protein, with amino-acid sequence MKFSSFLYLFTFLYSINNHSQTFSIPKTSEKIKIDGDLTDWKTPFLGPFVIHNSGEKAKQNTMVSLSWNDEYLFIAYRSADSQIVGKPQKKDSKIYETDDLVEIFIDPDGDGKNYLEIGVNAFSANYDMLIKCISPECGGWKTDMNFDIEGFEAVSKITSEGFDTEIKIPFSSLEKIENSHFLKPKIGTKWKANIFRIDYGNTTEYLALQPYKSLKFGFHQPQEFAVFEFVE
- the hisIE gene encoding bifunctional phosphoribosyl-AMP cyclohydrolase/phosphoribosyl-ATP diphosphatase HisIE — encoded protein: MDIDIKSAHGLIPAIIQDSETKNVLMLGYMNEESLQKTIETQKVTFFSRSKQRLWTKGEESGNFLNLVSIKNDCDGDTLLIQAKPVGPTCHTGADTCWQEPNDANYGFISQLENTIKTRRENADSEQSYVASLFAKGINKIAQKVGEEAVEVVIEAKDNNDDLFLSESADLLFHYLILLQAKGYQLNDVVEVLKKRQK
- the hisF gene encoding imidazole glycerol phosphate synthase subunit HisF; this encodes MLAKRIIPCLDIKNGRTVKGVNFVDLRDAGDPVELAEIYSREGADELVFLDISATEERRKTLVNMVRSVAEKINIPFTVGGGISSVEDVDILLNNGADKVSINSSAVKNPQLINDLAQKFGSQCVVVAIDAKQIDGQWIVHLVGGKVPTELNLFDWAVEVAERGAGEILFTSMDNDGTKNGFANEALAKLSELVNIPIIASGGAGNIQHFVDSFKEGKADAALAASVFHFKEIEIKALKQELRKNGVEVRL
- the hisA gene encoding 1-(5-phosphoribosyl)-5-[(5-phosphoribosylamino)methylideneamino]imidazole-4-carboxamide isomerase, with translation MRIIPAIDIIEGKCVRLSKGDYDTKIIYNENPLEVAKSFEAYGIEYLHLVDLDGAKSSKIVNYKILEQIATQTSLKIDFGGGLKSDDDLRIAFESGANQITGGSIAVKNRTIFEKWISEYGSEKIILGADAKDEKIAVSGWLEESNEDLVPFIQDYQNKGIQYVICTDIAKDGMLQGPSFDLYSKILAEAKGVKLIASGGISTFDELPKLAELGCEGTIIGKAIYEGRITLKQLENYIIG
- the hisH gene encoding imidazole glycerol phosphate synthase subunit HisH codes for the protein MKIVIINYGAGNIQSIMFAIERLGFKAVLSNNPDEIKLADKVIFPGVGEASSAMAKLRESGLDSLIPQLKQPVLGICLGMQLMCNKSEEGNTEGLGIFDVDVLKFSNNVKVPQMGWNQIYDLKTDLFKGISENEFMYLVHSFYAPNCAESIATTNYDVEYASALQKDNFYGTQFHPEKSGDVGEKILGNFLKM
- the hisB gene encoding bifunctional histidinol-phosphatase/imidazoleglycerol-phosphate dehydratase HisB yields the protein MKKVLFIDRDGTIVLEPENYQLDSLAKLEFYPKAFQYLAKIAAELDYELAMVTNQDGLGTDSFPEDTFWPTQNFILKAFENEGVVFDEIFVDRTFPEENAPTRKPRTGMLTKYMNNPAYDLENSFVLGDRLTDVELAKNLGAKAIFMNMTDGIGSNEISSKREELNDTIALQTIDWKRIYEFLKLEARSASITRKTNETDIYINLNLDGTGKSKIDTGIAFFDHMLDQISRHGQMDLEITVKGDLEVDEHHTIEDTAIALGEVFAKALGNKLGIERYGFCLPMDDCLAQAAIDFGGRNWLIWETEFKREMVGKMPTEMFYHFFKSFTDGAKANLNIKAEGINEHHKIEAIFKAFAKAIKVAVKRDTEKMILPSTKGML
- the hisC gene encoding histidinol-phosphate transaminase encodes the protein MNTFDINTITRENVKSLKPYSSARDEFEDFDTAEMIFLDANENPFQNGVNRYPDPQQNSVKAILAKNNNTKQSQILLGNGSDEVLDLLFRAFCEPNKDNIISLPPTYGMYGVLANINAVENREILLTTDFQPQVEKILEAVDENTKIIFLCSPNNPTGNSFSDESVVKLLQNFKGLVVIDEAYIDFSEKESWLTEIDEYPNLVITQTLSKAYGLAGIRLGICYASEAVISVLNKIKPPYNVNELTQQRAKERLKDLDKIKQEIASIIEQREELLKVLLEVNFVEKVYPTEANFILAKVDDANKRYNQLIEKGIVIRNRTTQPLCENCLRFTIGTKEENAVVIKELKLLN
- the hisD gene encoding histidinol dehydrogenase produces the protein MNKIDNPKPDTWSEILKRPTQTIDDIEVTVKEIFKEIQKKGDEAVAKYTSIFDGIALDSYEVTKEEIQEAIEKIPNDLKESIQLAKDNIYKFHSAQKTNRIDVETIEGVNCWQEKRPIQKIGLYIPGGTAPLFSTVLMLAVPAEIAGCKEIVLCSPPDKKGKINPAILYAANLCGVTKIIKAGGIQAIAGMTFGTQSIPKVYKIFGPGNQFVTVAKQLATQFGVAIDMPAGPSELLIVADDTAVPAFVASDLLSQAEHGTDSQVILVSTSKKLIAEVEKEVQSQLEVLPRKAIAEKAIENSKLIYVENDQRALDLINEYGPEHFIICSQYDDFYCNGIVNAGSVFIGNYTPESAGDYASGTNHTLPTNGYAKNYSGVNLDSFMKSMTFQKISEKGIQNIGKAIETMAEAEGLQAHKNAVTLRLKSLE
- the hisG gene encoding ATP phosphoribosyltransferase — encoded protein: MSTLKIAIQKSGRLNEDSIQILKDCGISINNGIDQLKAEASNFPLEVLYLRNSDIPQYLIDGVVDLAIVGDNLLVEKGKNIEVVQRLGFSKCKVSVAVPKTFDYKSIQDLAGLRIATSYPNTVNEYFNSFGLKVDIHQISGSVEIAPNIGLADAIVDIVSSGSTLFKNNLKEVEVILKSEAVLAVSPKVSPEIQKHIDTLKFRIQSVLRARNSKYILMNVPNDKIDAVGKILPVLRSLTVLPLAEEGWSSVHSVIDKDTFWDVIDKLKEVGAEGILVCPIEKMVL